The genome window CTATGAACCATGACAAGGCTTACAACACACTTGGCTGGTTATGCATGTTTACCCCTTATCAGGCTAATTTCCTTATCAACAGTTTAGCCAGAAGCATCGCTGCAAGGGACTGAACCTAAATTTCTCCAACGGTAAATGTACCAATGATAGTCACATCATAGTGGTAATAGTAGACCTACTTTTATATAGTACTTTCACTTTCACGCCTTAGTAAACTTTCACGCTGTAAATTTAACTTTTTAGAAATGTATGTTCCAAGTATGTTtaatcttatcttatcttagtGCTACCTTATTTATAAAAAATCCCCTTATGGGAAAATGTGTGTGGGCTGTTTTCCTCATAAACAAGCAGATGTCATCATATACTGACATATTCCCACAAACCCACAGCAAACACTCCATTGGTAAATATGCACACGACTGTTTGTTCTCTGTCACGGTGCCTAACTGGGTTTAGTTTTACTCACACCTGCAGAAAATGGTATACTATGTGTATGCATACAAGTAGTATGCCACCATATTAAATGTCTCCGGAAACTGCAGATTTGCATGTCATGACTATCTAATCTTTGAAatcattcttcttttttaaaggCTGTATGATAATATGTAGTTTATCTGGTTTGAACTCTATACAGTGTGTAAGCCAAAAAGCTTTGAGCAGTGTTGTCTCCACCTTTTCATTTCCTTGAGTGAAAGCATATCTTAAAGAACTCACAcataacttttttaaatattcactATCGAAATGCCAATGACAAAAACGCACAGGAAGAAGTTAATTTCAACCTTCTCCTAAAATTGGGTAGGGGTAAGGCTGCCTCTTTGCACTAGGTGGAGGTAAATACCATATTTTGGTATAATGCTGTAATAGGCTTACTCAATGTGCTTCACTGGTCATGAGAGCTTTAGTGGACTTTTTGTAGACTAGAAGCTAGGAAATATCTGAATCTGCTTTTAGGTGAACTCCCTTCTTAGCCTCAGGAAATCAAGTGGATGTTATGTAGGGAAGTGGGATTAAATGTTCCTGTTAGACCAAAActtaaaaaagataaatgaaaCCAAGCAAACTAAAAAGTTCACTGTCCCCCACAAATTCATTCCAGTAACAGCACAAACACTGAAACCTCACATCCCTCACATCTTATTTATAATGATCTTTGCAGAATGAGTTATGATGTAAATCTCATGATCACAAGACTAATAGCTAGTCCTCATGCCTATCATGAGACTTACATTTTCCCAAGTGAACTTATGACCAGTAATGTGTTAGCAGCCATTAGTAATAACAGAAATCATTCAAGCTACAAACAATACAACATTCATACTCCTGGCatcttctcttcctttttcatataataaacatttaaaagcagttGTGCTAAGATAAGGTTATTAGCTTAACCCAAACTTTTAAAATTACAAAGTATTTTAACTGTATTCACCACATAATATTTTGGCAAACACTTTACTGATACTGACATTTTGTTACGCTTCTATCAGAAGGAAATAATGTTGATGCATAATTTTTGTATGAGTCTGTCAAAAAATActctaaataaatgtttccaatTTCAATGTGAAGTCACATTACATGGAGAGTGAAACAGAATTGAATTCTCTAGAATAATGATCAGTCATTATTCAGTTGCCTAACTCTAACCTAGATTACTTAATATCAACCTCAATACAAACCCAGTTTAAGGCAGGAAGTGTCATATTTCATTTCTTAGAAAAGCTCCAACCATGTTTATCACTGGAAACTCACATGTTTAAATTCTCTGAATCCCTATCTGACAAGTCACATACAAGTGACATGATGACTAGCCTAATATTTCTTCCCTGTTACAGCATACCGTAATAAAACTGTTGTTTCACAATCATATACGTTGTCTTTTTCCAGACCTGTCCAACTGCAACACAAAGGGTAACGTTCTACTACTCAATAAATAAGTCATTTACCACTGTTAGTAACATGAACAGCCATGCAGTGAACAATGAGCCAAGCCTTAAAAGTACACCCAAGCTGTTTAGTTTATGCAACCATAGAAACCTTGAGAAGGTATCAATTAAAAATGCAGTGAAAACAATCATTAAATCAGCCAATCTCACTTAAAAAACtttgctggttttctttgtCACACTCCAGTCCAGAAAAGACTAATAAACACACCAGAATCTTTGTACACTTTAGCTGAAAATGTCAGAAACAAGCtgaaaaaaacagctgaaaatgtcagaaacaagctgaaaaaaacagctgaaaatgTCAGAAACAAGAGTTTAAGCAACATGAATGCAGTGATGCATTAAGCACAAACATACCTAAACACTGAAGACTGAGaagtgataaaaataaaatgactttgGATTTTGAACTGTGAACATTACATTCATCTGGCCTTCTAAGTTACAGTTGTGGAAACTTTAACAATCATGTCTTTGGAAGAAGTATCACCAACACCAAGAGCTGCATtctcaatcaaaacaaaaataaagaccaCAGACAAACAGTCTTTCCTGACTACTTTATAAAGCTAGTTGTAGAAGAAATAAACAACCCCTGCTCTGTATGCTCCCTCTAGGCACCCTTATCCGTTCACCATGATGTTCTTGGTCAGTATTTGTCTTTTACTCCAACCAAGGGTTTCTAGACTAGGTCTGAACCTCGTTACGAGACTGTACTGAAACCAAACCAGGATATTTACTCACCGTGCTTGAAAAGACTGCCTGTTTGAAGACCAAACTAACCGAGTATTATATGCTACACCCACCCCCAACGCGTCAGCAGTCTATCTAAACTGGTTGTGGTTATAAAACAGCTGCACCCAGCCAGTTTGATTGTAGTCGTTATCTTACTCTAACGAATAATGTctgcagttatttatttatcttaacttctgtttgtatttttgttatcGGGGTAAAACAAGCAATGGAGTAACCTAGCATTTAACCTTACTTCTTGTTTTTTATGAGCTACACAACTTTaagtagctaacgttagccgttAGACAGTGTTTTGTAACCCTTTTAATATGGCTTTAGCTTAACTAATTTACTCAGTTAGTGAACTGCTAAGCTAGTCATCTAGCAAGCAGAAACACCAGCTCAGCTAACTAACCTTGGCGTCGTGTCTCTGCCGACAGCCTGAAAACGAAACAATTTGTCTGCTTTCGCATGAGAAGGGCAACTCAACCTTTAGCTATATTTACAATTTTACTGCTACATGCGTTCATTTTATGCATGTAAGACAGCCGCGGAGAGCGGAGTgagtcattttctctcttcagtTTGAACTGAATAACCCCACCCCTTCACCAGGGCTGTCCCGGAGTAGAGAACTGGTGGACCAATGACTCATGCGCAGTAGCGTTTCACAATGTGGCTGCACGTAGCTAAACCTTTCCATCGGTTCAGTCAGCGCCAGTGCGTTTTGCTCTCCAAAGGTATGAGTTGGTATCGTCTGCGTTATTTGACAAAGCGAAAATACACCCCTactttttaaatacatgtagCTAGGTTAGATGTAAGATTAATTTAACAGTTTAATGTGGAAATTAATGAATGTCGAAGCCTAACGTGAGCTACCAGAGAGGGCacggtaacgttaacttacACGAACCTCAGCTAACGTTAAATTGCCTGTGGAACGTTAACATTAGCTACCTTAATTTAGTCAGATAAATATCAGTAATGAGACTGTAGCTTAGCTTATATCAACAATTAGTCAGATACGATTGTTTTTCCAGGACAAGCTGTATGAAAGTTAGTTGTTTTGCCATAAAATCTTACAAATGACATCACATTCAGATTCCCCCCAAATACTAAACACTGTTTATGTTCATTGTAACCTCTTTCGCTGAAACATGAGCACACTCTGCCTCAGTCTTGGTCCCGTGACATGTGCTGTATTGTATACTACACCTGCATCAGTAAATTGCCGACTTCTATAGAGCACATCAGAGGTTTTTGCCTTGATATGAATCATtatcaataaaacaaatgtatatctTGCATTAGTAGATTGTCTTGGTCCAGCTGTGTAAATGTTCCTAATGTTGCTCCACCATTGTGTCAGCTGTGTGTCCCCACCGGCTGCACCTTAGTACCACTCAGTTCACAGACGCCTTCTATGATGGGCTGTATCCTGGACATATCCACACCACCCCCATCCAGAAAGCGCTACTGGCACTTGGGTCTGGTGTTGCTGCACTACAGAACCCCTACAGACATGGTGAGACTCGCACATCAGCATGGAGCGCAGGCTGCATTTGTTTGTGCTTTCctttttcatcacattttcatCAAACATGCCTTCTCACTCGTACCCTATAACTGCAACGCCCTGGTTTGACTCCGGCTGGGGACGTTTGTTGCACGTCAACCCCATCTTGTTCCCTGCCTTTCCTGTCTGTAGTTCTCCTACCCAAATGAAGCAATATGCCAAAAAAGCCTTCCCATGAAGAGAAAAGGATGTAGCACAGTCCAGTCAGTAACAACCAACTGTCAGATATGGAGATAGCGCTCATGATAGTGGTACAATTGAAATCGCCTAATGTTCCAAACTTTGGAAATTCATTAAATACCAATCGTACCTGTTTGCGTGCTTTCCTACATGCAGCATAGATATCCATTACTCTGGTTTAATCACAGTAAAACTAATTAAACTATTCATATCTTCTAAAGCttcttcaaataaaaacaaacaacaaaaatgttcaTTTACTTTTTCTGAGCTTAAAACCTTACTAGCAGATGGATTTTGCAGATGAAGGCCgcaaaatgtgtattaaagttctggagaaaaacaaacaagtaagtGACCCTTGTGATTAGAACATTTAGTCAAACatctgtttccaaggtcaagaatgaaccttCAAGCTCAACTCAACAAATTTGCTTTACAACTTTTGGAAATAAATTGTGTCAAATGTATCTCTCTGCCAATAAATGCTGAAATGTATCCATCATGACTAAATTAAGACAGAGACTTGGTCGCGTCATTGCTGTTTTGGGCAATACTTCTTTAATAAGTATTTTATTACACAGACATGTTTATCACAGATTTTGTGGTTTTTATAGATTTTCACcaaataaagaacaaaatagCACAGGACGGAAAAGGATGCAAGGGACatattttgttgctgctctacAACATTCATCTATCTGGTAGCCTTTCAAAAAGTATGACGATTAAACCTAATGTGATCCAGTCTGCAACTGATACTTGTGTCACAGCAAGCCTTTGTTTCACAGTTCATATTAGAGGAACTTGAAAGAGTGCTTCAtcatatatatacttttttagTAAAATGAAACCAACTGTCGGGACTGTACCTGAGGTCCTTTTTCTCGTGTACATTTCAAGTACAGTTCTCAAGCTTTTATTCTCTGGAGAACACTGTTACTGTATATACTTCAAAATGCCTTGGAAACAGTACTGAGAATAAATAGCCTGAAACTTACAAGGAGGAAGAGAGCACTAACACCTGTCTTGTGACATTTAGTTTAGAGACTGCAGGTGTCTTTAAAGGGGCGACTCCTGACTTCTAGTCCTTATCATCAGTGGATCTTCAAACATGCTGGATCCTTTTTTATAACAGTAACATAATTTAATAACATCTGACCCTTTCTGCTAGACTTGGGCAGTATCAGGGTGTAACGGAATACTAGGGTATTTAAAAATCCCAAAGTATTATTTGAAATAGCGTCAAAAACACTGAGACTCTCATTTCTGGTGGATCAGTTATATTGGCTCTTTATTTTCTGTGCGCGCAGTTCAGGTTTGAGTGCGTATGTTCAAATAATGCTCTGTGCTTTGACTTGTAACCTTAATGGCGCTTCACATTCTTGCTTTTAATAATCGCCACAGACATGTCTGAACCACAGAAACTACTGAACATCTGTTTTTACTGGCTGATTAAGACTCCTGTGATGAGTAAACTGACCGgggagtgcccctttaaatcAAGTATCTAGGAAATCCAGCTCTATTACGCTCTCTGTTTTAATACAAACTGCACACATTTGATAAGCCATAAAATGAGAAAGTAGAAAAGTAATTTGGGGTAATCAAATATTAGATTGTAGGTTTAGAAGCAGCATCTTAGAAAATCTCcttataatacatttaataccATTTAACTCTCCCTACAGACATGGTTGCAGTGCTTGGAGAGACTACGGGACACTTAGCGTTGATAAAGCTCAGGGACAGGATGAGAAACGATCCCGAAGGCTACTCTGTCCTAACGTGAGTCTCTGTTCAGTAACTTGCTGACGATTGTCTGTGAATGAAATTAGATTTAGTCTCACTCGTTATTGACTGGTTTTTGCAGTGAAAGGCCCAGGATCCGGCTGTCTACACTTGATTTGAGCAAGATGGCGTCACTGCCTGACGGCTCTTTTGGGAGAGAATACTTCCGTTTTCTGGAGGACAATGTGAGCGTTCTCTGATATGCTGTAAAACTCCCTACAAAGAGATGTTATACTTGTTTGAACTTTTATTATCACTGAGTTCATCAAGATAAACGCATGCCCTCAGAATTCcctcctttttacatttttctttcctaTTCACTCATGCATTCACTTTCCTATTCTGTCAGCATGTGACCCCTGACTCGAGGGCGGAAGTGAAGTTTGTGGACAATGAGGAGCTAGCTTACGTCATGCAGAGATACAGAGAGGTCCATGATTTGCTGCATACCTTGCTGGGCATGCCCACCAACATGTTGGGTGAGTCAGGCGTTACCAATTCTGAAAATGCTACCCAGATAAGATATTAGACATTACACTTCAGATGAGGGCCATAGCCAGGATTGTAGATGGGAGTTCTTGCCCCACTAGGAGGGTTTGGGGAGATGCCCCCTGAGAACATTTGGTTCAATAGTAGTAAAACTAAAGTACATATATCCATGCTTTTGGAGAGTAACAGTAATCAATGTGCACATCAGCGTACACATAGATGAAAATTGGTCTGGATCGTTCAGATTTTGCCCTTAAAAATGTTCTAACATTCAATACTCAAGTTCATCCAGATAATAAGCCATTATCTAAACGTTACAGATGGCACGACAGTGACAAATGTGTGCATAAAATATACTAAAACAAAGGGAGACGCTTTAGCTTAAAGATATACGACTGTTAAGGCCATGACCCCTGAACCcaacatataaatataagacaaaaaagataagtaagaatttatttaaataatataatgagtGTAAGTGCCGTGCTTTTTTTGAGGCAGGAACACTGCTTCAAGTAGCCTACTGCCCAATTTGTAATTTCGTTTTTCTGTTCCGCGTTGGACGGCCAGACAGGGTCGaaaacaattcattttaaatttggtgGTTGCTACACCTACCAAAAATGGTGTGTTCAAGACAAGGGAAGACAGAGGTGCTGGAAAATATTTTACTGGGAAAATTACTTTTTGAAGCTTGATAGCTGAGCACTTTTTAATAGTGCAATGAGTTAATGATGTGCCCAAGTCTTTATTGTATGCATGGCAAACAAAACCAGATGGACACATCTGGAGCCACACGTTCGACTGCTGACAGAACAATGAAATTCTCACCAGAACTTTATTGTGTGTCTCCCACGTTTTCCTTTCCAGCTGCCATTTCCTGCTTTTCAAATGTCTTCCTATGAATTGTTGATAGGAGCTTTCTGTTTGACAACAGACAAGTGGATTGATTCTGTATCACAATGAACTGGGCAAAAACGTTATGGTGCGGAGGAAAAAGTAATGTTTTACCAAAGGGTTTCACCACAGTAGCTGATTTTGACACACTTAACTGTAAACTGACTTTTGGttttctcttctccttttttcctTTATAATCTGGaaatttctttgtttctctgtcccTGCTTTCAGGTGAGGTGGCAGTGAAGTGGTTCGAAGCTGCTCAGACTGGGCTTCCCATGTGTGCTCTTGGAGCTGTGTTGGGACCATTCCGGCTGAATGCCAGGTACAACATCAGCGCTTTTACCAGAATTTGAACTTCAGCACAATACTGGACCAGCAGGGCTCTGAGTGAGCTCTGTAGCAGTGTGTGTAGAGGTAGTTAGTGTCAGTGACTCAATAAAGTCTTTCATACACTCATAGCATGGTCCCAAGTTTCTGTACACTCACAGCAACGAACCGAGCGGAGTCATTCGGGGGTAGGGCTGCAATTTTCAGTAGCGAGTCATCTGCTTGAGATCACCAATTGCTGATCTGATTGCCAGGTTGCGGTGTTTCGTTGCAgcaagtcagtgaaatgccagcatggaagaaacaggcttattagctttaagagaaaccaccagaaacatctgtaaatgcacaaTGCAGTGTTTCCGACAGAATTACTGTGTAACTGTGGCGCCGCAGAGTTAACTGCAATGCATTAGTTTTTCGATAAACATACGGCTCCGTTACGATGTGTttttgagagggagagagagggagggagcaaGCGGAGGTGCTTAGCCAATCTATGCACTGTGCGCAGCTTCACAatgaattatgattttattcatattaaataGAATATTGTATGTGGCCAtcagcattgatattgtggcgTGTTATgttgccacaaataaatcaatgaatgggaaacactgcagtgggaTGCAGATAGCtactgtttttatgtcatcttatTTCTGATGGAGAGTTAGTTAAAATCGCCTTAAGATCAGCGCATGAAAAACCAAtcgctgatcatcccttcaGTCATCGATAAGCGATCCAATCACCAATAGGAACAACCCTACTGCAGATTGTTTTCTTGACTAACCGTTTGTTTTATACAAATATCAGAAATTTGTAAAGGATGACCATCTCcagctaatcatttcagctctgcaTTGTAGTCTTTTATGTCCTGAATTTGGCTTCTTAAGTTACGTAGGCCCACAAGTTGGCACTTTTATCCTATACAGaacaaatgcaaacatttaaaagcattagCCCAACTCAGATGACATTGTGGCCTGGTAAATTCTAGATCAATAAGAAATGATTAACATATTATAAACATTGATTATGCTTTTGTCCAGCTCTGTAGTACCACAGAGGCGTAAGAGGAAACACTCCTGGTAAATGCTgttaatttaatcattaatGCTTCCTCATTCAATAAACATGAACTTCCATGTTTTTGGGGAACTGGGCTATGgctcatttattaaaaataaaaaagatttgttGTATCATGCTAAAATGTTTCTTCCTTTTATCATCTTCCAGCCGTTTACAGTTGCTGTTCACGTCCTTGGGTCCTTGGGCTCTGCAGAATGGTCAGCGGTCTCGCTGTATCCTCAGCATCTTCTACGAGAGACGATGGGAGCAAAGCCTTGAAGACCTGCGACAGGAGCTCAACATAGAACCGCCTCCTGTCATACTCAGTGCCACTAAGAAGAAGAGCAACTGAAACTGTGTTAGCAGGCGAACCAGAAATCTTTGATGTGCTTTACTTTGGAAGTTCTTTATGAGAAGGATATTATTAACTACTGAGGAAAAGGCGAAGTTTCATACTTGCATCTTACATGCTTACATCCTGATTGCATCTTTCATCATGTTAAGTCagtttttactttgaaatatGAATCATCACTTGAGTGAAGTTGTAGGGCTCCTGGTCTAGGTTGCCAGGTCATGTTCAGTCTCCATCTGTTGTTGAGTGTgtgacaaaaatacatttaaaaactgaattaTGTTTGTAAATACTCATACCCATATACTGGCGTGATCTCACAAAAAgtaatctttttttatattcaatattataatttattacaaATATTTCTTCAGTTGTTAAATTGGTATTTTCCCgaccatttttcttttttaatacagcTGTCAAATTATTAAGAAGAAGGGTTGTGCACCTGCAGTTGCATTAACACTTACTGTATGGGTGGGAAAGTGCAGCTGCTACTGTTATCTGACTCACTGTTTTATCtttattctaaataaataaatgcctcTCCTTTTCATAGTAATAATGACGTTAACAGGAAGTCTAATTGTGTacactgtaaataaatccaGGGTCAAAAAATAACCTTTCATTTTTCTAGCTAAAAACATTTTCCTGGTGAAAACCAAATTCAGGgtcattatttaaatatgtaaatgggTAATTTCACAGCTCAGAACCTTTACGTTAAACACCTGTTGCATCATATGTTTAGCATAGTTTTACTTTACATCCACATTTTGCTATAAACACTGCACAAACATAATCTGTGATGTTTACTTGGCATTTTATAATTACCCCCagtattatataaataaaattttaaggTTCTTTTATGTATGACAAGTCCTAAAAGAGATaacattataaattaaaatcagGCCATTTCTCCACAATGGCATTTATAGGAAGGTGTTTTTATAGACATAGACATATCTCTACTGAAATCACAAGAAATATCTGGAGTTGTAACATCCTGGGGAATCCACCTTATAACTTAAACATCCTGAAGCTACTCAAATCAATTCTGTCTTAATAGTAACATAACATTTCTTAGAAAAAATGACAATTTGTCttaaaatgatcatttataAAAGGAGGTAATAACCGTGACGGTGTTTTTATGTAGGGCTGCAGTGTACTTTACAGTTAATGAACAATAGTGCTACCAGTGATGCCTTATTTCGATATAAATACCACTGATTATTGTGAGACAGTGAAGTTACTATTTCAGgttcagtgtttcatttttcctgttttgtctcATCGCCTACTGTCCCCCACTCACATATTGTGTCTGGTATCAGAGGAACAAATTGTTCCAGGTCACTTCACACTTCTTAATGTCAGCATGTTGCTTTCATTGATAGTTCCATAACCctgaaataaaatatgagtGCATCCAGTCTTTGTCTCTCACTGAtgttaaaactaaatgtcagttctctttatttaaattcattCAATAGGTACCATTTATGTGCCCAATTAAAAGTTTGCTGTCTgagttttttttatacagtctatggttttggTGTAATTGTAAGTCCGTAGCTGTCCGAGGTCctggaattacatttttaactttCTGACTTTGTTGATCAGACAGGCATCATCAAGAGCACACGTTTATGATGTCGGTTAATTTGATAttgctgccctctagtggttGTCTTTGAAATTTTCTGAGAAATAGCAGAGGCGTTCAATTCTGTTCTACTTCACCTTAATGTGACCTTGGTAACAAAATTGGCTCTTTGTCGGATTTGGGCTCATTTAataaagaagatattttaaagaGAGCAGATAAAAGAGACACTGCAGCTCAGCTACTTTGCTAAATTTTATATAGTTTTACTGAATTCTGAGCAAGATTGATAACTGTTTTTGAGTTCATTCATTCCGTTGACATATCATACATATAATGCAATGCAAATGGTATTATTGTACTGTACTACATTGccaaatgcacacaaaacaaaactctgcTGTGACATACTGTAAAAGCACAAACTCATTACTTTTCAGCTGTAAAAAGATGTTATAGCAAAGGAAATTGCAAAAATATACCTTGTGTATTCTTTGGACTGTCTATTGCAGAGTCATCAAATACAACAGTCCTGTACGGTAATGATTGGTTTACTGAGCATATAACAATGCAAAATGATCTGTAGTGAGTTTCTTTGACACACACCATTTAATAGTCCTCAATCAACCAGTATTTTCTATGAAGAGTCTTAGAGAAACTCCATTACACGATTCAACCtgatgataaaaacagtcatcttaaaaacaaacagcaaatttcattgaataaaaaacaatcaTTATCAGTCATACAAAATACTGTTTTAGGGTTTTAGCACTACtatataaaaagacaaagaaactgAAATCTAGAAAATCATTACAAACAGTAACAAAAAGAATCAGTATCTACTAATAGAATAAATAGATGGAGGATCTGTAGGGTCTCCCATAGGCATT of Micropterus dolomieu isolate WLL.071019.BEF.003 ecotype Adirondacks linkage group LG13, ASM2129224v1, whole genome shotgun sequence contains these proteins:
- the coq4 gene encoding ubiquinone biosynthesis protein COQ4 homolog, mitochondrial; amino-acid sequence: MWLHVAKPFHRFSQRQCVLLSKAVCPHRLHLSTTQFTDAFYDGLYPGHIHTTPIQKALLALGSGVAALQNPYRHDMVAVLGETTGHLALIKLRDRMRNDPEGYSVLTERPRIRLSTLDLSKMASLPDGSFGREYFRFLEDNHVTPDSRAEVKFVDNEELAYVMQRYREVHDLLHTLLGMPTNMLGEVAVKWFEAAQTGLPMCALGAVLGPFRLNASRLQLLFTSLGPWALQNGQRSRCILSIFYERRWEQSLEDLRQELNIEPPPVILSATKKKSN